A genomic window from Sphingobacterium sp. BN32 includes:
- a CDS encoding GtrA family protein — MTAKVREFLKVQLSAFIGGLSDFGIYTFCYTVLKYTAPFSNVISGSLGAIVNFTINRYWSFNSRAQSIGSQLWKFIIVVLGSIGLKSLGIHIFVDLMHWHFLLSKMIVEIVVSLGFNFTLQKYWVFRK, encoded by the coding sequence ATGACAGCAAAAGTTAGAGAATTTCTGAAGGTTCAGCTGTCTGCCTTTATCGGCGGCTTGTCTGACTTTGGTATCTACACATTCTGTTATACCGTCCTGAAGTACACTGCACCGTTCTCCAATGTCATTAGCGGCAGCTTAGGCGCCATTGTCAACTTTACGATCAACCGGTACTGGTCATTCAACAGCCGAGCACAATCGATAGGGAGCCAACTCTGGAAATTTATCATTGTGGTTCTTGGAAGCATCGGCCTGAAATCATTAGGAATACACATATTCGTCGATTTAATGCATTGGCATTTCTTGCTCTCCAAAATGATTGTAGAGATCGTCGTGTCCCTAGGCTTTAATTTCACTTTACAGAAGTATTGGGTGTTTCGAAAATAA
- a CDS encoding CDP-alcohol phosphatidyltransferase family protein, with amino-acid sequence MSEEKINKKLFQDRKRTNILANPEQRLITYLVPRIPNWISSDGLTAIGLFGSLMIMGSFLLAEYVHINYLLLGIVGFFVQWFGDSLDGRIAFYRNKSRKWYGFALDIVMDWVSTVFIGLGYVFYAPGDFKYLGFTLVALYGWAMIISQLRYRITDKYTIDAGLLGPTEIRVIISAVLALEVFVPGSINYSVLGICIILFFINLGDTKKLLDLGDIKDAEEKAAKLKEGQEA; translated from the coding sequence ATGAGTGAAGAGAAAATCAACAAAAAGTTGTTTCAGGATAGAAAACGCACAAATATCTTGGCCAATCCGGAACAAAGACTGATAACCTATTTAGTGCCGCGGATTCCAAACTGGATTTCTTCGGACGGGTTAACGGCAATAGGCTTGTTTGGATCTTTGATGATTATGGGCAGCTTCTTATTGGCAGAATATGTTCACATTAACTACCTGCTCTTGGGTATTGTCGGTTTCTTCGTGCAATGGTTCGGCGATTCCTTAGATGGTCGAATTGCGTTCTACCGAAATAAATCCAGAAAGTGGTACGGATTCGCGCTAGATATTGTGATGGATTGGGTAAGTACCGTATTCATTGGATTGGGCTATGTTTTCTATGCGCCGGGCGATTTTAAATATCTTGGCTTTACGTTGGTGGCGCTGTATGGTTGGGCAATGATCATTTCACAGTTGAGATATCGCATCACTGATAAATACACGATCGATGCCGGACTTTTGGGTCCTACAGAGATTCGTGTGATTATTTCTGCAGTCCTTGCGCTCGAGGTATTTGTTCCTGGCTCCATCAATTATAGCGTTTTAGGAATCTGTATTATTTTATTCTTCATTAATCTGGGCGATACCAAAAAACTTTTGGATCTTGGAGATATTAAAGATGCTGAGGAAAAAGCAGCAAAATTAAAGGAAGGTCAAGAGGCTTAA
- a CDS encoding NAD(P)-dependent oxidoreductase: MKKKIFITGASGFVGSHLVEAAQNLGLEVHAAVRSSSVTDQIAPFVDKFVYPNLGDVENLKHLFEEEQYHYIIHAAAMTKAKDEKQMNKVNVDYTEAILHAATTAQIPLERVVYVSSLAAVGPIAFNSEKLIDESFPYRPVTVYGRSKRASELMIREKFADKPVSVFRPTAVYGPREKDIFILFDTMNKGLDPYIGRNPQKLSFIYVKDLCDVLLQGCVVKQNALQFYNISDGLIYSRYAMADIFKSTLKKRLFRIHVPLSLIRFVAQVSQRLYKNSSKTPVLYPERLGELTAENWGCNISHAVKNLGFNPQYDLERGLTESLNWYKSHKWL; this comes from the coding sequence ATGAAAAAGAAAATCTTCATTACTGGTGCGAGCGGATTTGTAGGTTCTCACTTGGTAGAGGCTGCCCAAAACTTGGGACTGGAGGTGCATGCTGCAGTAAGATCGAGTAGTGTAACAGACCAAATAGCGCCTTTTGTCGATAAATTCGTCTACCCAAATCTGGGGGATGTCGAAAATCTTAAACATTTATTTGAAGAGGAACAATACCACTATATCATCCATGCCGCGGCAATGACCAAGGCGAAAGATGAGAAACAAATGAACAAGGTGAACGTCGATTACACCGAAGCTATCCTCCATGCGGCTACAACGGCACAAATCCCATTGGAACGTGTCGTGTATGTGAGCAGCTTGGCGGCGGTCGGACCAATTGCTTTCAATAGTGAGAAACTAATCGACGAATCTTTCCCTTATCGTCCTGTTACAGTTTATGGGCGCAGCAAGCGCGCATCGGAATTAATGATTCGCGAGAAGTTTGCGGATAAACCGGTTTCTGTATTTAGACCAACAGCAGTATACGGCCCTCGTGAAAAGGATATTTTCATATTGTTTGATACCATGAATAAGGGGCTCGACCCATATATCGGGCGAAACCCGCAGAAATTGAGTTTCATTTATGTGAAAGACCTTTGCGACGTTCTGTTGCAAGGATGTGTGGTGAAGCAAAACGCTTTACAATTTTACAATATCTCCGATGGCCTCATTTATTCACGATATGCCATGGCCGATATCTTTAAGTCTACATTAAAAAAGCGCCTTTTTCGTATACACGTGCCGTTGTCACTGATTAGGTTCGTCGCACAGGTATCGCAAAGGCTATACAAGAATTCTAGTAAAACACCGGTTCTTTATCCGGAGAGGTTAGGGGAGTTGACGGCCGAAAACTGGGGCTGTAATATCAGTCATGCAGTCAAAAACCTAGGTTTTAATCCTCAATATGATTTGGAAAGAGGACTGACGGAGAGTTTAAATTGGTACAAAAGCCATAAATGGCTATAA
- a CDS encoding pyridoxal phosphate-dependent aminotransferase family protein, with product MSKGKLNERTARFLNGELGDIKSKNLYAYFRPIQSKQDTEVIIDGQRVLMFGSNSYLGLTTDPRIIQASQDALAKYGTGCAGSRFLNGTLDIHVELEEKLADYVGKDAAILFSTGFQSNLGPLSCLTGRNDYILLDERDHASIIDGSRLSFSKVIKYAHNNIDDLRDKMSRLPEESFKLIATDGIFSMEGDIVKLPELVQVANEFDAAILCDDAHSLGVIGEKGAGTASHFGLTEDVDLIMGTFSKSLASLGGFVAADKDTIEYLKHRARSLMFSASMTPASVASTLKALEIIQTEPEHIEKLWANTNYAKKLLLDSGFDLGATESPILPVFVRNNEKTYIVTKMLQDDGVFVNPVVAPAVPAEESLIRFSLMATHTFDQIDEAVEKLAKVFKALEVETFIG from the coding sequence ATGAGCAAGGGAAAATTAAACGAAAGAACCGCACGGTTTTTAAATGGCGAACTAGGGGATATTAAATCCAAAAACTTATACGCTTATTTTAGACCTATACAATCTAAGCAGGACACTGAGGTTATTATTGATGGCCAAAGAGTGTTAATGTTTGGATCAAATTCCTACCTAGGTTTAACGACTGATCCACGTATCATTCAAGCTTCGCAGGATGCTCTTGCGAAATACGGTACGGGATGTGCTGGCTCTAGATTTCTTAATGGTACCCTAGATATCCACGTGGAACTGGAAGAAAAATTAGCAGATTACGTTGGTAAAGATGCTGCAATTCTTTTCAGTACCGGATTTCAATCGAACTTAGGCCCATTATCATGCCTGACTGGCCGTAATGACTATATTCTTTTGGACGAACGCGACCATGCATCGATTATTGATGGTAGCCGTTTGTCTTTCTCTAAAGTAATTAAATACGCACATAATAATATCGACGATCTTCGTGATAAGATGTCACGTCTTCCGGAAGAAAGCTTTAAGTTGATCGCAACAGACGGTATCTTCAGTATGGAAGGTGACATCGTTAAATTACCTGAACTTGTTCAAGTAGCTAACGAATTCGACGCAGCGATATTGTGTGATGATGCACATAGTTTGGGAGTAATTGGCGAAAAGGGTGCAGGTACTGCCTCTCATTTCGGCCTTACTGAAGATGTTGACCTCATCATGGGAACATTCAGTAAATCCTTAGCTTCGTTAGGTGGATTTGTTGCCGCAGATAAGGATACCATCGAGTACTTGAAACATAGAGCTCGCTCTTTGATGTTCAGTGCAAGTATGACTCCTGCTTCAGTAGCGTCTACTTTGAAAGCTTTGGAAATTATTCAAACTGAACCTGAACATATCGAGAAACTGTGGGCTAACACCAACTACGCTAAAAAACTATTATTAGACAGCGGTTTTGACTTAGGTGCAACTGAAAGTCCGATCTTACCAGTTTTTGTTAGAAACAACGAAAAAACTTATATTGTTACCAAGATGTTGCAAGACGACGGCGTATTTGTTAACCCAGTCGTTGCTCCTGCAGTTCCAGCGGAAGAATCGTTAATTCGCTTCTCCTTGATGGCCACTCATACTTTCGATCAGATCGATGAAGCCGTAGAGAAATTAGCGAAGGTATTCAAGGCGCTGGAAGTTGAAACTTTTATTGGATAA
- the smpB gene encoding SsrA-binding protein SmpB, translated as MAISSTVNIKNKRASFEFHLLDRYVAGIALLGTEIKSIRQGKANINDSFCAFFEDGLYIRNMHIAEYSFGSFYNHEAKRDRKLLLTKKELKKLREKGEEKGFTIVPLRIFVNERGYAKIEIALAQGKKDFDKRDSIKERESKRELDRAMKR; from the coding sequence ATGGCAATTTCATCAACAGTTAATATAAAAAACAAACGCGCATCCTTCGAATTCCACTTGTTGGATCGCTATGTCGCAGGCATTGCTTTATTGGGAACTGAGATTAAGTCCATCCGTCAAGGTAAAGCCAATATTAACGATAGTTTTTGCGCATTTTTCGAAGACGGGCTTTACATTCGTAACATGCACATTGCAGAATACTCGTTCGGATCTTTTTACAATCACGAAGCTAAACGCGATAGGAAACTTCTATTAACGAAGAAAGAGCTTAAAAAGCTCCGCGAAAAGGGCGAGGAAAAAGGATTTACAATTGTTCCTCTTCGCATTTTCGTCAATGAACGCGGTTATGCTAAGATTGAAATTGCACTAGCACAGGGTAAGAAAGATTTCGACAAACGCGATAGCATTAAAGAACGTGAGTCTAAAAGAGAGCTTGACCGCGCTATGAAACGATAG
- a CDS encoding helix-turn-helix domain-containing protein yields the protein MSGKNLIRALPFSKEKELSTLVENRRAFTLDNFELNIYETYQASSLVPLQFSDMVIINMLKGKKVMHVNDMPAFDYFPGETIVLPAAKPMEIDFPEAALQDPTQCTALVVSADKIEQTLNYLNESYPKENKNIPWNLSWENVHFANTSEIASLTDRLFSTMISTDPLKDVLSDMLFKELLVRIIQQQKLSTVATSTKTQGSGLLAHIRNFITSNINDKLTVDQLSKHVNMSKASLFRVFKEEVGITPMEMVIQERLNKAKELLRTKLSVKEVCYACGFSDVNYFVRIFRKRENMTPGNYQRRAETIVS from the coding sequence ATGAGCGGAAAAAATCTAATTCGTGCTCTCCCCTTTTCCAAAGAAAAGGAGTTGAGTACATTGGTTGAAAACAGACGAGCTTTTACTCTTGATAATTTCGAATTGAACATCTACGAAACTTATCAAGCGAGCAGTCTTGTGCCATTGCAATTCAGTGATATGGTCATTATTAATATGCTGAAGGGCAAGAAAGTCATGCATGTGAACGACATGCCTGCATTCGATTATTTTCCGGGCGAAACGATTGTATTACCAGCAGCGAAGCCGATGGAGATCGACTTTCCAGAAGCTGCCCTTCAAGACCCTACACAATGCACTGCTTTAGTCGTCTCAGCTGATAAGATAGAGCAAACACTGAATTATCTAAACGAAAGCTATCCGAAAGAGAATAAGAATATACCATGGAATCTTTCTTGGGAGAATGTGCATTTCGCCAATACAAGCGAGATTGCCTCGCTAACGGATCGCTTGTTTAGCACGATGATAAGCACAGACCCTTTAAAGGATGTGTTATCCGATATGCTGTTTAAGGAGCTTTTAGTGCGTATCATTCAACAACAGAAGCTATCGACCGTCGCGACTTCCACAAAAACACAGGGGAGTGGCTTGCTTGCACATATACGAAACTTTATCACCTCAAATATCAACGATAAGCTAACTGTTGATCAACTGAGCAAGCATGTGAATATGAGCAAGGCGAGTTTATTTCGCGTGTTCAAGGAAGAGGTGGGAATTACGCCTATGGAGATGGTGATTCAGGAGCGCTTGAACAAAGCAAAGGAGCTTCTACGAACAAAACTCTCCGTAAAAGAGGTGTGTTATGCCTGCGGATTTTCCGACGTCAACTACTTTGTACGCATATTCCGCAAGCGAGAAAATATGACTCCAGGAAACTATCAGCGGCGTGCAGAAACTATCGTTTCATAG